Part of the Cryptosporangium arvum DSM 44712 genome, CTGGACGCCGGCCGGATCGTCGAGGACGGACCGCCGGCCGAGCTGCTGGCGGCCGGCGGCCGGTACGCGGCGCTTCGTGAGCTATCCGGTCGTTAAGTCACCGGCCAGGGCCTCGGCCTGCTCCATCCGGTGGGCGCCCTCCAGACCCAGCCGTTCCAGCACGCGTCCGGCGATCGCCTCGACCAGCGCGACCGCCGGGGTCAGCGCCCGGGGCGAAGCCTCGCTGGGCAGCACCACCTCGGCGTGCGCCGCGGCCGGCGACAACCCGGCCGCGGTGAACAGCACGACCTTCGCGTGCTGTTTCGCGGCGTACCGGGCCAGCGCGGTCACCACCGGTTCGTACGGTGGCAGGTCGAACACCACGAGCACGTCGCGCGACGTGAGGTCGGCGATCGTCGCCACCGGCGGTGCGCCGACCACGTGCACGCCGGGGCGCACGGTGGCCAGCAGCTGGTGCAGGTACCCGGCGAGCAACGACCCGCCGACGACGTAGATCTGCCGCCTGCGGTCGGCGAGCAGCTCGACCGCCTCCCGCACGTCGTAGGGCGGAAGCCCGGCCACCGTGCGGACCATCGCCTGAGTCGC contains:
- a CDS encoding MurR/RpiR family transcriptional regulator codes for the protein MIERVLDETLADVIRQRLGECSPAERKVARVLLADYPAAGFETVARLALRAGVSGPTVVRFATRLGFQGFPDFQRGLRTETTAVGQSPTARDAALLASVDDATQAMVRTVAGLPPYDVREAVELLADRRRQIYVVGGSLLAGYLHQLLATVRPGVHVVGAPPVATIADLTSRDVLVVFDLPPYEPVVTALARYAAKQHAKVVLFTAAGLSPAAAHAEVVLPSEASPRALTPAVALVEAIAGRVLERLGLEGAHRMEQAEALAGDLTTG